Part of the Quercus lobata isolate SW786 chromosome 6, ValleyOak3.0 Primary Assembly, whole genome shotgun sequence genome, GTTGGCCTTGTGAGGTATGATCTTGTATTTGTGAGCATAACTAATCTGATTTACATGTGTCTTGGTGATCTGGTAAACATGATTAGTACCATATATCAGAAATATTGATATCTTGATTTACTTTAATGATAATTTCTCCCTTtcattgttgaaatttttgcttGTGGAAATCTCATGTCTACATAGCTTGTTCCTCTGTTTTGCTGAGTAACATGTAATTGCTAATCTTTGGAACTTCATCTGTTAACTAAAGCTTTTTACATGGCATctaatgaggttttttttttttttttttttctttactttattattttagttgaCAAATGTAAGAAATCTAAGTATTTGTTGAATCATTAtctttagattttctttttggctttagGGTCAAGATAATTGGACTCTGAAAACTATTTTTGGGCTGATAATTGCTGTGAAAGATAGATTTAATTAGGGCTTAGATAAGGGTGCACAAAAATCTGTAAAATTCCCTTTTAAGTTGATCTCAATAGCTTCTTCATTTGTTCCCATTATTCAATCTTTATCCAtcatacttttcttcttttctttctttttttttctttttttcttgctaatatttgtatatatttataattgattCTTGCATTTCTTAGGATTTCATGactttcaaaaaatttccataTGTTTCTTATATAGTTGTACTTTATTTATTGCTGCATCAAGCATTTTGCTTTCTTACTCAAActttataattttcttatttggtgCCAAACAAAAAGACATGTAAGTTTAACATAATACTTTTAGGGGAACTTGGAAAAGGCACTATTCAAAGAATTGGAATATAAGATCACAGTGGTACTAATAGATGGCTTCAGATCTGCTGACCTTGAGGGATTTTctttctaagatttttttttttttgggggggggggagtggATTTGGTTAGTATTTTACATAATTTCATTGGGAATCAAAATCATCTTCTGCTTGTTCTCTTGTACATGATTGTtgaaatgtttttcatattACATATCTTATTCctttgtttccaattttttggACTTATGTAATGTATTACATTGACAAAGATACTTCTTCTTTTGATTGAATTTGATTCGTTCTATTTCTAAGACATCCAGGTTGGAATACATTTTTAACGCTTTGAAAGATGATGGACAAATTAACTTTCTTTTTATCTTGCTCCATCACTATAATGCTTGATATATTGCAATGTGTAACATTTAGGAAACCGAGGAGCTTAAAAGTgcattgaaaaaagaaattttaaagtCTAAGGTAATTCCCATCTTCACTACTTTTTTTAGTTTCCCATTTTGGAATAGATACCAGTCAATGTGTGGAACCATTCTACATAATTTAGTTCATGTGCTAACCCTTCACACAATACTCTGCAGGAGCAATATTGGTCCAAAGAGCATTCGGGTTATGCTATAGGTGGGCATAACGAGAGAACGCTTGAAAAGTTGTCTAATTGCGTAGAAATACCGACTGATGGAACTGATGTCTGGGAAATTGATGCCAGGCAATTGAAAATGGGAAACAAAGTTGGATCCGGGTCATTTGGAGATCTGTAAGTTGTCTTTCTGAAAactatttttgattttatatagGTTTCAGCTGAttgtttttttccctctctttaaACAATTCTTCAGGTATAAAGGCACATATTTTAGTCAGGAAGTGGCTATCAAAATCCTCAAACCTGAGCATGTCAATGCAGAGATGCTGAGAGAGTTTTCCCAGGAAGTTTATATAATGAGGTTGGTTTGAATACCTTCTCATAATTTTTAGTGGCACCTCATGCCCTTTTCAAATACTGACCTCTAAGCTTTATGCTGTTGTCAATGCATCCTTTAAGAcctgtatgtgtgtgtgtgtgtgtgcgcgcgtgCGCGCGTGACCAACACTTTGATACTGAAAGAATTGCACTTTCCCTTATGGAGATTACCCTTTTTAGTCTTATAATGTGGAGAAAACAAAAATGCCATTTCCAAATGAGATGGTCTGATATTTAAATGCCACATTGGGGCCTCACCTTTGGATCTTGCTATATTCTATCAGTGTGGTTCCATCTCAGTGGATGGTATTTGActtgtctttctatttttgagGTAGTTTCTGGTCTCTGCTTGCATCTTTCTTTTGGAAGTTTCCTCCTTTTCTTGTAATGACTTATCTTAGTTTGCAGGAAAGTCCGTCACAAGAATGTCGTGCAATTCATAGGTGCATGTACACAGCCTCCAAACCTATGCATTGTGACTGGTAAATCCACGAGAATCTTTAAGATCTATGAATGTATAATCAAGGCtctcattttttatcttctagAGCTCATGATTGACAGTGTTAATAGGcgctctctttctcttgatgAAATTGACACACAAAACCTCCTCTTCTTCTATAAAATGTATCAAGTATTTCTTATTAATATTTGTAAGATGACTTGGCTTactgatttcaattttttattcttaatgtTTGTGTTTTATCAGAATTCATGTCTAGAGGGAGTGTATACGACTTTCTGCATAAACATAGGGGTGTATTTAAGCTTCCATCTCTGCTCAAAGTAGCAATTGATGTTTCCAAGGGAATGAATTATTTGCACCAAAACAATATAATCCACAGGGACCTCAAGACTGCCAATCTTCTGATGGATGAAAACGAAGTAAGAGTATTTTATAAATCTGCACATGGTTGATTTTGTCTGtcaattaacattttttattcttttgtgtTTATAGAATCTACTTTTGAAGCATATCTTATTTGGTTGTGATACTCCATTATTGCCCCCCCACCTCTCCCTTTATCCTTTGTGATATTTTGTCATTCTAGTAAATGCCATCTGTATTCCTGGGTTTTCTTTCAAATCGTAGAATGATAAATTGTAGCAATATGCTCGGTTTATTTGTCCTAAAATCCTAGACCTTTCTGAACAGATCGTTAAGGTTGCTGATTTTGGGGTTGCCAGAGTGCAGACTCAATCTGGAGTGATGACAGCTGAAACTGGAACATACCGTTGGATGGCTCCTGAGGTATGGATCTTTTCAGATTCAGGCATCaacttactttcttcttcttattcttgaCATTACCACAAAATGCAACATAAATCTGGATACTCtgctgctttttgtttttttggaaagGGTTCTTTTTTGCTTATTTCTCAACCTACTGAAATTATATTGCAATTGCAACCAACAATAGTTTCCATGTGCTAGAATATGTTCACAGCCATATCATTTTTGCTTAACCCCTATGATGAGATCATTCTGTCTTTGATAATCTAGTTCTATCTGTAGCTTACATTATTCATAAGTGCATTTCCTAGCATTTTCTTACAGTGATATTTATGAGTGAGTGAAGGTTATTGAACATAAAGCATATGATCACAAGGCAgatgttttcagttttggaATAGTACTTTGGGAGCTTCTAACTGGAGAAGTAAGTCTTCCTTGCCTTTTGAATGAAAAAGGACGCCCCTTTTTTTATTAACCAAAGGAACTTTTTATAATAATGACTTCCTTTCTCGATTCTTTACATTAACTTATGATGGCATAAATGCTCTCACTATAACCATATTTATGTTGTATTGCCAGCTCCCGTATTCCCTCTTAACCCCATTACAAGCAGCAGTCGGTGTGGTGCAAAAGGTATTTGTTGTTTACATTTCCAACATGAGGTATACCATAAACAATTTTGTTATGTAGGTGATAAGTCTCTTTAACTGACATGGCTATCAGGGTATACGGCCTACAATCCCGAAAAACACTTACCCTAGACTTGCTGAACTGCTTGAGAAGTGCTGGCAGCAAGACGCAGCTCAAAGACCTAACTTCTCTGAAATCATAGAAATCCTTCAGCAGATAGCTGATGAGGTAACATAAAGCGTTATATGTCTTTAAAATTGATGataccaacaacaacaaaataaaaacaaaaactggtCTTATGAAACCATTCTAAGTATGATGTGTTGAAGCAGGTTCGGAATGAAGGATGCGAGGATAAATCATCTGGTGGCCTTTTTTCAGCATTCAGAAAGGGCCATCATTGAAAGAGCAAGATGAGTAAAGATCTTTAATGCGCTACACATGATCTTACTGTATCGGTCTTTTTCAATCATATGTACAATTTGCAATGTATAGTATTTTGACCGAGAATTCAACCTTGTTTTTTGTCCCGTAAATTAGCAGTTTATTGTTCCTTGTATTCCCTTTTGTTCTTCTTCGATCTTCTCCCTCTTCATTCACCCAGCTGTTCTGTTGTACATGCCTTTGAATGTTTGCAGGCAAAATGCATTATTTGGTCCTTGACTTTTAGGATCAATCCATTTTGATCCTCAAAAAATAATGGGTGGGATCGTGCgaattatttttgaataaattaataaaccatATTTAAGAATCAATTGTCAATTCAAGTTTTTAACATGATGAATTAATCTTAGCAATTTTATAGTCAAACAAGGACTAAACTGACAAGAATAATTTGTTGAAGGACCAAAAAGTTGATGAGCAAAAGGTGCTTTATGCCATGTCcgcagggggaaaaaaaaagttggaaaatTGGCCAACCTGTTTGTATCAACCTTGTGGCAGCACCTTTGTCAAgctaatttttgatttttttttactgtaaatACCTATAAATGATTTCAAC contains:
- the LOC115994821 gene encoding serine/threonine-protein kinase STY17-like isoform X2, with the protein product MAMEEDNESCGSRPVQSPQRQSWQQKQKLEVYNEVLSRIQDLNCEEANLLGFDDQLWLHFNRFPSRYALDVNVERAEDVLTHKRLLQLAEDPANRPAFDVRLVQVHPIANGNLVDSVNLDSSLKEDAQSSFHNGNRLTSHPPPTFGSSPNLEAPAIQGNKDNVEDADSAMNVTPYLSRPTHEITFSTTDKPKTLNQLTSLLSEIGLNIIEAHAFSTGDGFSLDVFVVDGWPCEETEELKSALKKEILKSKEQYWSKEHSGYAIGGHNERTLEKLSNCVEIPTDGTDVWEIDARQLKMGNKVGSGSFGDLYKGTYFSQEVAIKILKPEHVNAEMLREFSQEVYIMRKVRHKNVVQFIGACTQPPNLCIVTEFMSRGSVYDFLHKHRGVFKLPSLLKVAIDVSKGMNYLHQNNIIHRDLKTANLLMDENEIVKVADFGVARVQTQSGVMTAETGTYRWMAPE
- the LOC115994821 gene encoding serine/threonine-protein kinase STY17-like isoform X1, with product MAMEEDNESCGSRPVQSPQRQSWQQKQKLEVYNEVLSRIQDLNCEEANLLGFDDQLWLHFNRFPSRYALDVNVERAEDVLTHKRLLQLAEDPANRPAFDVRLVQVHPIANGNLVDSVNLDSSLKEDAQSSFHNGNRLTSHPPPTFGSSPNLEAPAIQGNKDNVEDADSAMNVTPYLSRPTHEITFSTTDKPKTLNQLTSLLSEIGLNIIEAHAFSTGDGFSLDVFVVDGWPCEETEELKSALKKEILKSKEQYWSKEHSGYAIGGHNERTLEKLSNCVEIPTDGTDVWEIDARQLKMGNKVGSGSFGDLYKGTYFSQEVAIKILKPEHVNAEMLREFSQEVYIMRKVRHKNVVQFIGACTQPPNLCIVTEFMSRGSVYDFLHKHRGVFKLPSLLKVAIDVSKGMNYLHQNNIIHRDLKTANLLMDENEIVKVADFGVARVQTQSGVMTAETGTYRWMAPEVIEHKAYDHKADVFSFGIVLWELLTGELPYSLLTPLQAAVGVVQKGIRPTIPKNTYPRLAELLEKCWQQDAAQRPNFSEIIEILQQIADEVRNEGCEDKSSGGLFSAFRKGHH